One region of Natronobacterium texcoconense genomic DNA includes:
- a CDS encoding MATE family efflux transporter, protein MSRVPNPLRLLILYIGLGLARIGLIDRERAIQTTILAWPRIVTGIARMSKSAVDVAMVGVAVGISAVAGVGFAGPFWGLAFAIGGGVAGGTIALVSQRYGADAYDELGLAVRSSTVLVLIVSAPVVAVFWLFPYEFISLLSSNERAIDHGATYLQVVSLGIPFAGLNLVGSRVLVGADDSYTAMQVRAGGALANIGLNAVFIFGLDWGVAGAALGTVLSNVAVSATFAVGLCAGRFPGVGEFPVRIDPLAAYFDAETIRDLVTIGLPVGGRNLVWIAAEFPMLGILDIFGENTVAAFVIARRIWGLMNTPGWGFGLASSSLVGQALGQNDERTAEAYGRDIIRFAVATYIVSAILIAVFAEQIVVLFADDPASPAIPIAVNLVYAACAAVVFQGVAGAAAGPLDASGDTQVPFVSQFLGMFCVSIPLAYLGATTALGYWGLYLAFLAETTVPAAINYWRFRTDKWKTVSQSYRPDAAIADD, encoded by the coding sequence GTGAGCCGTGTTCCGAATCCGTTGCGTCTGCTGATCCTCTATATAGGTCTCGGGCTGGCGCGTATTGGACTGATCGATCGAGAACGTGCGATCCAGACGACGATTCTCGCGTGGCCGCGAATCGTCACCGGCATCGCGAGAATGTCGAAAAGTGCCGTCGACGTCGCGATGGTCGGCGTCGCGGTCGGTATCTCCGCCGTCGCCGGTGTCGGGTTCGCGGGACCATTCTGGGGACTTGCCTTCGCGATCGGCGGTGGTGTCGCTGGCGGCACCATCGCGCTCGTCTCGCAGCGATACGGAGCCGACGCGTACGACGAACTCGGACTGGCCGTTCGCTCGAGCACGGTCCTCGTTCTCATCGTCAGCGCACCGGTCGTTGCCGTCTTCTGGCTGTTTCCGTACGAATTCATCTCCCTGCTCAGCAGCAACGAACGGGCGATCGATCACGGTGCGACGTACCTCCAGGTCGTCTCGCTCGGGATTCCGTTCGCGGGACTGAACCTCGTCGGCAGTCGCGTCCTCGTCGGTGCGGACGATTCGTACACGGCGATGCAAGTCCGGGCCGGCGGCGCACTCGCCAACATCGGGCTGAACGCGGTGTTCATCTTCGGTCTCGACTGGGGTGTCGCCGGTGCAGCCCTCGGAACGGTGCTGTCGAACGTCGCCGTCTCCGCGACGTTTGCCGTAGGTCTCTGTGCCGGTCGATTCCCTGGTGTCGGCGAGTTCCCGGTTCGCATCGATCCGCTGGCGGCGTACTTCGATGCGGAGACGATTCGCGATCTCGTGACGATCGGCCTGCCGGTCGGCGGTCGGAATCTCGTCTGGATCGCCGCCGAGTTTCCGATGCTCGGCATCCTCGATATCTTCGGCGAGAACACGGTCGCCGCCTTCGTCATCGCCCGCCGGATCTGGGGGCTGATGAACACCCCCGGCTGGGGCTTCGGACTCGCGTCCTCGAGTCTGGTCGGGCAGGCGCTGGGGCAGAACGACGAGAGGACGGCCGAGGCGTATGGTCGCGATATTATCCGGTTTGCCGTCGCGACGTACATCGTCTCGGCGATCCTCATCGCGGTTTTTGCCGAGCAGATCGTCGTCCTCTTCGCGGACGACCCGGCGAGTCCGGCGATTCCGATCGCAGTCAATCTAGTGTACGCTGCCTGTGCTGCAGTCGTCTTCCAGGGCGTCGCCGGCGCAGCAGCGGGGCCGCTCGACGCCAGCGGTGATACGCAGGTCCCCTTCGTGAGCCAGTTTCTCGGCATGTTCTGCGTCTCAATTCCGCTTGCGTATCTTGGCGCGACCACCGCGCTCGGATACTGGGGGCTGTATCTGGCCTTCCTCGCGGAGACGACCGTCCCGGCGGCCATCAACTACTGGCGGTTCCGCACCGACAAGTGGAAAACGGTCAGCCAGTCGTACCGGCCCGATGCGGCGATTGCAGACGACTGA
- a CDS encoding DUF6997 domain-containing protein, producing MNSLDDLTPDLRDAGVMVLRTGSAPEGTGTAFLLVDGPNGVSDFFLQDDEIFEGQATETVPRFVEQEQLLSFTVLPTLSETSLVNLGLASGVLSHALELDTTGALAPPATGRSTFTFDFYPHSGLESPVTHRSGQVEIDTLFAERRDGERILFVIEAKTGQRASLAKHKLVYPILAIADGIPSEISIVPVYLRCRQSAGTITFDVAECSIPDPRSHLPGVNDLEVTRSTVLEFDIS from the coding sequence GTGAATTCCCTCGACGATCTCACCCCAGACCTGCGCGATGCAGGTGTCATGGTGCTTCGAACCGGCTCCGCACCTGAGGGAACCGGAACAGCGTTTCTCCTCGTCGACGGACCGAACGGCGTCTCCGATTTCTTCCTGCAAGATGACGAGATCTTCGAGGGCCAGGCCACCGAAACGGTGCCGCGTTTCGTCGAGCAGGAGCAACTCCTGAGTTTCACGGTCCTCCCGACGCTCTCCGAAACGTCGCTGGTCAATCTCGGACTCGCTTCCGGCGTCCTTTCACACGCCCTCGAGCTCGATACGACGGGGGCGCTGGCCCCACCCGCGACTGGGCGGTCCACGTTTACGTTCGATTTCTATCCGCATAGCGGCCTCGAGTCGCCCGTCACTCACCGTAGCGGCCAGGTCGAGATCGACACGTTGTTCGCCGAACGTCGAGACGGTGAGCGGATACTGTTCGTCATCGAAGCCAAAACCGGCCAGCGAGCATCCCTCGCAAAGCACAAACTCGTCTACCCGATTCTCGCCATCGCCGACGGCATTCCGTCCGAGATTTCGATCGTCCCGGTCTACCTCCGCTGTCGGCAGTCAGCGGGAACGATCACGTTCGACGTCGCCGAATGCTCGATCCCCGATCCGCGAAGCCACCTTCCTGGCGTGAACGATCTCGAGGTTACCCGGTCGACAGTGCTCGAGTTCGATATCAGTTGA
- a CDS encoding peptide-methionine (S)-S-oxide reductase: MMLTPQLVSEYDSNAPDETETATFGLGCFWGPDAAAGAIDGVVRTRVGYAGGTKPDPSYDVIGDHTEVVQAAYDPDRISFRKLLEWAFSEQQPYRQPRKRQYHNIVFTETADQHEQLQAFLDDSDFDRDRLETRFEELDECYVAEDYHQKFQLRGKRWITDVFDEANYDAEDVRESPAAAKLNAHAAGHEVDVPFLEQSYDRRSK; encoded by the coding sequence ATGATGCTCACGCCACAACTCGTCTCCGAGTACGATTCGAACGCACCCGACGAGACGGAGACGGCGACGTTCGGACTCGGCTGTTTCTGGGGCCCCGACGCAGCAGCCGGCGCGATCGACGGCGTCGTTCGCACTCGAGTCGGCTACGCAGGCGGCACGAAACCCGACCCCTCCTACGACGTCATCGGTGATCACACCGAGGTCGTCCAGGCGGCGTACGATCCCGACCGGATCTCGTTCCGGAAGTTGCTCGAGTGGGCGTTCTCGGAACAGCAGCCCTACCGCCAACCGAGGAAACGCCAGTACCACAATATCGTCTTCACCGAAACAGCCGACCAGCACGAACAGCTACAGGCGTTTCTGGACGACAGCGATTTCGATCGGGACCGCCTCGAGACGCGGTTCGAAGAACTGGACGAGTGCTACGTCGCCGAGGACTACCATCAGAAGTTCCAGCTTCGGGGGAAACGCTGGATCACCGACGTCTTCGACGAGGCGAACTACGACGCCGAGGACGTCAGGGAGTCACCGGCGGCGGCGAAGTTGAACGCTCACGCTGCAGGTCACGAGGTAGACGTTCCCTTTCTCGAGCAGTCCTACGATCGACGGTCGAAATGA
- a CDS encoding DUF429 domain-containing protein: MNSYVGVDWASRGWLAVETNSREWTASMHPSIHSVWFTHRDADSILVDVPIGLPEDRRRECDRQAKEFLGPERASSVFWTPCRDAVEADTYEQAADANEACRGDGLSSQAWGLIPRIREVDRLLRDDEQARETILESHPEVCFAAFSEDGLLDSKHGSVGEDERVACLERVNNSVCGVFEDFVATHIESQEPWARRIGSSNRDDLLDAMALTLTAKFGDGEFDTFPADPPTDREDLPMQIVYADV; encoded by the coding sequence ATGAATTCGTACGTCGGCGTCGACTGGGCGTCGCGGGGCTGGCTCGCCGTCGAAACGAACAGTCGAGAGTGGACCGCGAGCATGCATCCGTCGATCCACAGCGTCTGGTTCACGCATCGTGACGCGGACTCGATTCTGGTCGACGTTCCGATCGGACTCCCCGAGGATCGGCGACGGGAGTGCGATCGACAGGCGAAGGAGTTCCTCGGTCCGGAGCGTGCCAGCAGCGTATTCTGGACGCCCTGTCGGGACGCCGTCGAAGCAGACACCTACGAGCAGGCAGCCGACGCGAACGAGGCGTGTCGCGGTGACGGCCTCTCGAGTCAGGCGTGGGGTCTCATCCCGCGAATTCGAGAGGTCGATCGACTCCTCCGGGACGACGAGCAAGCCAGGGAGACGATACTGGAGTCCCATCCAGAGGTTTGCTTCGCGGCTTTCAGCGAGGACGGACTTCTGGACTCCAAACACGGCAGTGTCGGTGAAGACGAACGTGTCGCCTGCCTCGAGCGGGTGAACAACTCGGTATGCGGTGTCTTCGAGGACTTCGTCGCCACGCACATCGAGAGTCAGGAACCCTGGGCTCGACGAATCGGGAGTTCGAATCGAGACGATCTGCTGGACGCGATGGCACTCACACTGACTGCAAAATTCGGCGACGGGGAGTTCGACACGTTCCCGGCGGACCCGCCGACG
- a CDS encoding universal stress protein: protein MTHRVLVAFDESPQSTVALRHALSTYDDSEIHMLHVTDLREWPRSDGNGGLSREEIHELSQDAAERLLEEATEIAREYDADVTTETATGKAAPTIVEYAEENDVDHIVLGSHGRRGLRRFLLGSVAEQVARRSPGTVTIVRQEQGDEET, encoded by the coding sequence ATGACTCATCGAGTCCTCGTCGCGTTCGACGAATCGCCCCAGTCGACGGTCGCGCTCCGTCACGCCCTGTCGACGTACGACGATTCGGAGATTCACATGCTTCACGTGACCGACCTTCGAGAGTGGCCCCGTTCGGACGGGAACGGCGGTCTCAGTCGGGAAGAGATACACGAACTGTCCCAGGACGCCGCCGAACGACTCCTCGAGGAGGCGACCGAAATCGCACGGGAATACGACGCCGACGTAACGACCGAGACGGCGACCGGGAAGGCGGCACCCACGATCGTCGAATACGCGGAGGAGAACGACGTCGATCACATCGTGCTCGGGAGCCACGGTCGACGTGGCCTGCGGCGATTCTTGCTGGGGAGCGTCGCGGAACAGGTCGCACGTCGCTCGCCGGGTACCGTGACGATCGTTCGGCAGGAGCAGGGGGACGAAGAGACGTAG